Below is a window of Haloterrigena alkaliphila DNA.
TACCTCGAGCGCGTCTCCCCCCAGTACGACGTGGTCTTCGTCGGCTCGAGCACCGACCGCTCGGCCGCCTCACGGTTCGTCTCACCGCCGACGTTCGAGCGACTCAGCGACCTCGAGGCCGACGTGGCGATCGTTCACCGCGGCCGCCATCGGTGACGCGACCGACGTAGGGTCGTCCGCTCACGCGTGCCAGCGGAGCACACGACCGTCCCGGTCGCGAGTTCCGCCCGCGACGTCGAAGCCGAATCCCGGGTCGAGCGTTGCTGTCCGGGCCGCGTCCACGGCTGAATCGCCATCGAGGCGGATTCGCGTCGGCGATTCAGACGGCGACAATACTCAGTCGCTGCGCATGATGTGCTTGATCAGTTCGTTCTCGTCTTCGCCCAGCGCCGACTGGACGAGGAGGTGGCCGCCGAGCATCGCTGGACTGATCACCGCGTCCGCGCCCGCACGCTCGAGTTTCGTCGTGTTCTCGCGGTCGGTCGCGGCGGCGACGATGCGGGTCTCCGGGGCCAACTGGCGCGCGGTGAGGATCGCGAGCGCGTCCTCCGCGTCGTGGTTCGTGGCGACGAGGATGGCGCTCGCGCGCTCGATCTTCGCCCGCTCGAGGGGCTCCTCGTCGCTCGGATCGCCCGAAACCACGGAGATGTCCCGATCGGAGAGCTCCGAGGCCGCCTCGCGGTCGTTCGTCACGACGACGAACTGCCGGTCGTTGGCGGCGAGTTCGTCGACGATCGGTTCAGTCAGTTCGCCGTATCCCAGCACGAGGACGTGATCCTCGAGCAGTTCGAGTTGCGTATCGGTCATCTTTCCGAGTGTCTTCGTGATGCGGGTCTGGATCGCCGGCCCGACGAGCGCCCCGATGGCGATACCGAAACTGGCCACGCCCAGCACGAGCACGGACATCGTGAACAGCATCGCCTCCGTCGACCCCGAGTCCGGCGTGACGTCGCCGTAGCCCACCGTGCTCGAGGTGATCAGCGTGAAGTAGAACGCGTCGAGGATGGTCGTGATGCCCTCGAAATCCTCCCGGAGCGCGTACGCGCCGATGGTGCCGTAGGCCTGGACGCCCAGCAGCGCGAAGCCGGCGGCGATCTGGGTCGTCCCAAGCGAGAGCGACTTGTCGAACCGGCGGTAGTTGAGCAACACCACCGGGATCGCGATCAGCGACAGAACGACAAGCGGCAGCGAGAACTGACTCGACTGGAGCAGGCCCTGCGCGGCGGTCAGCGGGAGCAACAGCAGCGTCGCCCACCACCCCGCTCGCAGCCCGCGCCGGAGCGCGAGCGCGCTGCCGACCATCAGAAACCCCGTCAGGGCGCCGGTGAAGCCGGCCGCGTCCCGGACGGGGTCGGGGACGTACTCCGCGAGCGGCCCGCCGACGAAATCGAAGCCGATGTTGACGACGGCCGTCCCGACCGAGAGGATCGCGACGCTCAACGCGAGCATCACGGCCGCCTGAATCGAGAGGAGCCGCCGCCAGTTGTCCGGCAGCCGCGCTCGTATCCACCCTTCCTCGGCCATACAGCCCGTCCGCGACGGTGTCAGTTAAACGTCTCCGTTTTCGAACGTTCACACCCGTCGATGGACGGCCGCCCGTCCGAGCGACGACGGACAGCCGCTCGTTCGGACGGGTCCCGTTTCGACTCGAGGACGCGAGCGCGGCCGCGACCGCGAATCGCGGCCGCGGTTCGCGGTCGGTGGTGATTTAACCGTCCCGGACAACTCGCCGACAATGACGCCCGGTGGAAGTCTCCCGGTCGAAGTCCTGTTCGGTCTCTATCTCGGTCTCCTGACCGGCATCGTCCCCGCGTTCGTCGCCGGTTCGCTCGGCTTTCTCGTTCGCTACTTTACCGGAGTTACGCTGCCCGGTTTCGGTGTCGTCGTCCTCGCGCTGTCGATCGCCAGCGTGCAGGGCGGGCTGCTCGGCCTCGTCGAACCGAACATCGCCCAGTCGCCGCGGTTGCTGATCGCCGTCCTCGTCGTCCTCATGCTCGCGCTCTACGCCCACAGCCAGGGCGACAAACTCGGCGCCGAACTCCCACGGCACCTTTCCCTCACCTCGATCCGCCAGCGGACCCTGTCGGCCGACGTCGTCGAACTCGTCGGCACCATGGGACAGGTCACGGTCCGTCCGACCGGCGAAATCCACGACATGGAGGGCTACCCGCCGCTATCGCCGGCCCTCCGCCGATCGCTGAAGAACGGCTCGTGGCGGCTCCCCGCCGATCTGCCGCTGTCGGAACTCGAATCCCGCCTCGAGGAGCGACTGCGGACCGACCACGACCTGGGCGACGTCAGCGTGACGATCGACGAGCGGGCACGCGCGACGATCACCGCGGCCCCGCCGTCGGGCGGGCTCTCCAAGCGGATCCCCGACGGCCGCCGCGCCGTCTCGATCGCGACGCTGGTCCCGACCGGGCTCGCGCGCGGCGACGAGGTGTCGATCCGCGCCGAAGCGCGGACGCTCTCCGGAACGGTGCTGAGCGCCCGGACGGCGGTCGACGACGAACACGCGGCCGACGAGTCGCCCGTCGACGACGGGACGCCCGTCCCCGACGGCGGCGACGCGGAGGCCGACCCCGACCCCGCGCCCAAACCGAACGCGGCCAGCGCCGGCGGCATCGGTCGCGTTACCGTCGCCGTCGCCCGCCGGGACGTCAAGGCGTTGCTCGAGACCGAGACGCCGCGGCTGGTCGTCCGCTCCCGAGGAACCAGCCGGGAGTTCGAGGCCTTCACGCTGGTCAAGCGGGCCGGGCACGTGATCCGACGGTTCACCGTCGGCCC
It encodes the following:
- a CDS encoding NAD-binding protein, coding for MAEEGWIRARLPDNWRRLLSIQAAVMLALSVAILSVGTAVVNIGFDFVGGPLAEYVPDPVRDAAGFTGALTGFLMVGSALALRRGLRAGWWATLLLLPLTAAQGLLQSSQFSLPLVVLSLIAIPVVLLNYRRFDKSLSLGTTQIAAGFALLGVQAYGTIGAYALREDFEGITTILDAFYFTLITSSTVGYGDVTPDSGSTEAMLFTMSVLVLGVASFGIAIGALVGPAIQTRITKTLGKMTDTQLELLEDHVLVLGYGELTEPIVDELAANDRQFVVVTNDREAASELSDRDISVVSGDPSDEEPLERAKIERASAILVATNHDAEDALAILTARQLAPETRIVAAATDRENTTKLERAGADAVISPAMLGGHLLVQSALGEDENELIKHIMRSD
- a CDS encoding potassium transporter TrkA produces the protein MTPGGSLPVEVLFGLYLGLLTGIVPAFVAGSLGFLVRYFTGVTLPGFGVVVLALSIASVQGGLLGLVEPNIAQSPRLLIAVLVVLMLALYAHSQGDKLGAELPRHLSLTSIRQRTLSADVVELVGTMGQVTVRPTGEIHDMEGYPPLSPALRRSLKNGSWRLPADLPLSELESRLEERLRTDHDLGDVSVTIDERARATITAAPPSGGLSKRIPDGRRAVSIATLVPTGLARGDEVSIRAEARTLSGTVLSARTAVDDEHAADESPVDDGTPVPDGGDAEADPDPAPKPNAASAGGIGRVTVAVARRDVKALLETETPRLVVRSRGTSREFEAFTLVKRAGHVIRRFTVGPNADADLRAAADVTVLAARRQGSETGGRRSGWVFAPGIERSLEPGDEVFVAGPEAATDEFVEAVAR